Within Actinoplanes sp. L3-i22, the genomic segment TGGTTTGGACCGTGGGCTTGGTTCGTCGGCTTGAGCTGTCGGCGGGCGGTGCCGCGGGCCGGTAGCGCCTGGCCAGACACTGCCGGCCCGCCGCATCGTTCGTCGATCTTTCCGCGCTGAGCTGTGGCTTGGGCTTCGTGCGCCGCCCGCGAGGCTGTCGCTCGCTTGATCCCGTGCGGGTCGCCCGGGGGATGCCGTGGGGATGTCGCCCGGTGGGTGCGTGGGGTGTCGGCCGCTTGATTCGGCGGGAGTTGTCGGCTGGCGGGTTCCGCGAGGGGTCGTCGGTCGGGTGGGTTTCGTGGGGGTTCGGTTGGTGGGTTGCTGGGGGCCGTGCTTCGGAGAGGGGCGGATTCGGGGCTGGGGTGGGGTGTCGCCGCGGTTTGAGGAATACACGGGGAACAGAGCGGGGCACGATGGCTGGGCGCATGATCAGCGGGACGGCGGCCCTTGCCGGGCTGGTACGGCCCGCGAGCGAGACGGATCGGCCGGGTGCGCACCGGATGCTTCCGGTCGTGGCTGAGCTGGGCAATCTGTTGCCCGGCGGGGGGCTGCGACGAGGTAGCACGGTGGCGGTGGCCGGTGGCCGGGCCGCGTCCGCCGGTGGTGGGACCTCGCTGATGCTGGCTCTGCTCGCGGCCGCGTCCCGGGCCGGTTCCTGGTGTGCGGTCGTCGGACTGCCGACGCTCGGGGCGCTCGCCGCGGCCGAGACCGGTATCGCGCTGGAGCGGCTGGCGCTGGTTCCCGATCCGGGGCCGGACTGGCCGACCGTGGTGGCCGCGCTGATCGACGGGGTGGACGTGGTGGTCACGGCGGTGCCGGGGGCGGTCTCCGGGCCGGTCGTGAGCCGGCTCGCGGCCCGGGCCCGGCAGCGGGGCAGCGTGCTGATGCCGTTCGGCGCCTGGGCCGGTGCGGACGTGAATCTGCAGGTCAGCAACGGTCAATGGGAAGGGCTCGGGGACGGGTGGGGCCGTCTGCGCCGTCGTGAGGTCACGGTTACCGCCAACGGGCGGGGGGCGGCCGCGCGCTCCCGGGAGATCACGCTCTGGATGCCGGGCCTGACCGCTCGCCCGAACACCGTGGCGAGCCGCGGCGCCGGGCCGGACTTGCGTCCCGGCACTCCCGCGATCCCGCCGCCCGCGGAGGGGCGGCCGCTCCGCTCCGTGCCCGAGTCGGTCGAGGCCGCCGTGTTGCGTCCGGCGGAGGGTCGGCCGCTTCGCTCCGTGCCCGAGTCGGCCGAGGCCGCCGTGTTGCGTCCGGCGGAGGGTCGGCCGCTTCGCTCTGTCCCTGAGTCGGTCGAGGCCGCTGCTTCGGGTTCGGCGGAGGGTCGGCCGCTTCGCTCGGTGCCGGCGGTGCCGGCGGTTCCGGCGGTTCCGGCGGTTCCGGATGGCTGGTCGTCCTGTTCGGCCGGAGGGTCGGGGCGGGCCGGGGTGGCGCCGGGTGGGGCTGACAACTCTTGGGCCGGGGAGAGCGGGCGGCGGCAAGGAAGTGGGCGGAGGCGGCGTGGAGCGGGCTCGGCCGTGCTTCTGCGGGATCGGCTCGGGGTGGGTTTGGCCGTGGATCAGCAGGGTGTGAGCGCGGGCCGGGACGGTGCGGGTTCGGCTGGGGATCTCGGTGGGGCGGCCTCGGGTGCGGCGAGGGGTGGGGCGGGCTCGGGGGCGGATCGGGACGGGGCGGGCCGGGAATCTGTGGGCCGAGGTGCTGCGGGGCTGGGTGCTGCGGGGCTGGGTGCTGCGGGGCTGGGGGATGGCGGGGGGCCGCTGGGGGCGTCGGTGGGGGAGTGATGGGGGTGGCGGTGCGGACGTTGCTGGTCTGGTGTCCGGACTGGCCGGTGGTGGCGGCGGAGATCGTGCTCGGGGTGCCGGCGGCGGAGCCGATCGCGGTGTTCTCCGGTAACCGGGTGCTGGCCTGCTCCGAGGCGGCGCGGCGGGAGACCGTGCGGCGGGGGCTGCGGCGGCGGGACGCGCAGGGGCGGTGTCCGCAACTGATCGTGGTGGAGCATGACCCGGGGCGGGACGCGCGGGCGTTCGAGCCGGTGGTGGCGGCGATCGAGGAGGTCGCGGCCGGGGTCGAGGTGGTCCGGCCGGGGGCGTGCGCGCTCGCGGCGCGTGGGCCGTCGCGGTACTACCGGGGGGAGGAAGCCGCGGCCGAGCGGATCGTCGAGCACATCGCGCAGACCTGTGCGGTGGAGAGCCAGATCGGGATCGCCGACGGGGTGTTCGCGGCCGGGATCGCGGCCCGGGACGGGAAGATCGTCGAGCCCGGGCGGACCGCGGACTTCCTGGCCGGGTTCCCGGTCGAGGCGCTGGAGCGGCCGGAGCTCGCCGACCTGCTGCGCCGGCTCGGGGCGAAGACGCTGGGCGAGTTCGCGGCGCTGCCGGCCGGGGACGTGCTGACCCGGTTCGGGTTCGACGGGGCACTGGCGCACCGGCTGGCCGGCGGCGGCGATCACCGGCCGCTCGCGGTCCGGCAGCCGCCGGCGGACCTGGCGGTCACCGAGACGTACGACGAGCCGCTGGACCGGGTGGACACCGCCGCCTTCGCCGGGCGGGTGCTGGCCGAGCGCCTGCACGAACGGCTCGCCGGATACGGGCTGGCCTGCACCCGGCTCGGGGTCGAGGCGGTCACCGCGGACGGCCAGGAACTGCACCGGGTCTGGCGGCACGACGGCCTGCTCACCGCGGCCGCGATCGCCGAGCGGGTGCGCTGGCAGCTCGACGGGTGGCTGACCGGCGCCCGCCGGAACGCGCCGGCCCGGCCGACCGCGGGACTGGTCCGGCTGAGCCTGATCCCGGACGGGATCCTCGTGCACGCCGGCCTGCAGCCCGGCCTGTGGGGCGACGCCGGCGCCGAACGGGACCGGGCGCACCGGGCGTTCAGCCGGGTGCAGGGCCTGCTCGGGCCGGAGTCGGTGGTGACGCCGGTGATCGGGGGCGGGCGGTCCGGGGACGATCAGGTCCGGCTGGTGCCGTGGGGTGACGAGCGGTCGCCGAGCCGGCCGGCCGCGCCGCACGAGGAGCCGATCCCGGGGCTGCGCACGGTGCCGGTGCTGGACCGGTCGATCGCGCCGGATCTGCCCCGCCGGCCGGTCGAGCTGCGAAGTCTCCCGGCCCCGATCCCGCCGGCGGAAGGCGACGGGTCACCGGCGGAAGGCGACGGGTCACCGGCGGAAGGCGACGGGGCGCCGACGGAGAGCGGCGGGGCGCGGGCGGGAGACCGCGGGGCGCGGGCGGAGGGCGGCGGGGCGCGGGCGGGAGGCGGCGGGGCGCCGGCGGAGGGCGGCGGGGCGACGGAGGAGCGGGCCTCGCACCTGCGGCTGATCGCGGAGCCGGGCGCCGTGGCCGACGTGACGATCGGGAACGGGGCTACGGCCGTACCTCCGAAGCGGTTGGGGGTTAAAAAGCAACCACCCTGGCCTGGTCGTCTGGCCCGGCCGTCACCCGCGGTGGTGCTGGGGGAGCCGATCGCGGCGGTGGTGCATGACGAGACCGGGATGCCGGTGGGGGTTTCCGCGCGGCTCGAGTTGACCGGGGTGCCCACCACGCTGACCGTCGATCGGGCGGCGCCGCTGGCGATCCGGGGGTGGGCCGGGCCGTGGCCGATCGACGAGCGGTGGTGGGCGGGGGAGGAGGCCCGGCGGCGGGCGCGGTTCCAGATGATGCTGGCCGACGGCCGGGCGGTGCTGATCTCGCTGGCGGCGGGGCAGTGGACGGTGGAGGCGATCTATGACTGACGGCCGGGTGGCGCGATGAGTTTTCACAATCCCGAGCGGTCCTGGGCTGAGATGGAACGCATCCTGTCCGGAAAAACGGATAAATCCGATCCGGCGGCAGGCGGCAAGGGCGCGGCCCGCGGCGGCGGTCCGGCGAGCGGTGGGGGTGCGGCAGGCAGCGGCGGTCCGGCGAGCGGTGGGGGTGCGGCAGGCGGTGGGGATGCGGCAGGCGGTGGGGATGCGGCGAGCGGTGGAGGCTGGCGAAGCGGCGGGACCGCGACGACCGGGGGGAACGGGGGACCGGGGTTCGGCGGCCGCGGGCTCTGGGCGGATCCGGGCCCGGCCCCGGTCGTCGACCCGATCGCGATCGACGGCGACGGCGGGGACTCCCCGGCCTGGACCCGCAAGCGGGAGCCCTACCGAGCCACCCCCGGCCTGGTCCGAGCCGAGTCCACGGTCGACTACGCCGAATTGCACTGTCACACCAACTTCAGCTTCCTGGACGGCGCCAGCCACCCTGAGGAACTGGCCGAGGAGGCCGCCCGGCTGGGCCTGACCGGCCTGGCCGTCACCGACCACGACGGCTTCTACGGCGTGGTCCGCTTCTCGCAGGCGGCCCGTGAGCTGCGGCTCCCGACGATTTTCGGCGCCGAGTTGTCGCTCGGCCTGACCCGTCCGCAGAACGGCGAACCGGACCCGGAGGGCACCCACCTGCTCGCCTTGGCGCACGGGCACGAGGGCTACGCCCGGCTGGCCCGGGTGATCTCGCAGGCCCAGATGCGCGGCGGGGAGAAGGGCAAGCCGGAGTACGGGAGTCTGGAACAGATCGCCGAGATCCTGAAGGACCACGTCCTGGTGCTGACCGGCTGCCGCAAGGGCCCGGTCCGGTCCGCCCTGGCCACCGCGGGGATGGACGCCGCGGGCTGGGAGCTGGACCGGCTGGTCGACCTGTTCGGGGCGCCGAACGTGGCGGTCGAGCTGACCGATCACGGTCATCCGTACGACGCCGACTACAACGACGCGCTCTTCGAGTTGGCCCACCACCGCCGGCTGGAGGTGGTGGCGACCGGGAACGTGCACTACGCCACCCCGTCGCGCCGGCGCCTGGCCACCGCGCTCGCCGCCGTCCGGGCCCGCCGCGGCCTGGACGAGATGGACGGCTGGCTGCCCGCGGCCGGCACCGCCCACCTGCGCAGCGGCGCCGAGATGGCGCGCCGGTTCGGCGGCTATCCGGGGGCGGTGGCGAACGCCGCCATGTACGGCGACGGCCTCGCCTTCAACCTGGACCTGGTGGCGCCCCGGCTGCCGGACTACGACGTGCCGGCCGGGCACACCGAGATGAGCTGGCTGCGCGAGCTGACCATGCGCGGGGCCCGGGACCGGTACGGCTCGCCGGAGGCGCACCCGAGGGCCTACGCGCAGTTGGAGAAGGAGCTCCGGATGATCGAGGAGCTCGGCTTCCCCGGGTACTTCCTGGTGGTCTACGACATCGTGGACTTCTGCCGGCGGGAGAAGATCTACTGCCAGGGGCGGGGCTCGGCGGCGAACTCGGCGGTCTGCTTCGCCCTGTGGATCACCAACGTCGACGCGGTCGAGTACAACCTGCTCTTCGAGCGGTTCCTGGCCCCGGAGCGGGACGGCCCGCCGGACATCGACGTGGACATCGAGTCCGACCGGCGCGAGGAGGTCATCCAGCACGTCTACACGAAGTACGGGCGGGAGCACACCGCGCAGGTCGCCAACGTGATCTCCTATCGCCCCCGCTCGGCGGTGCGGGACATGGCCCGGGCGTTCGGCTTCTCGGCCGGCCAGCAGGACGCGTGGAGCAAGCAGATCGACCGCTGGGGCGACATCGCGGACGCCGACACCGATCTGCCGGCGGTCGTGAAGGATTTCGCCAACGCGGTCCAGAGCTTCCCGCGCCACCTGGGCATCCACTCCGGCGGCATGGTGATCTGCGACCGGCCGATCATCGAGGTCTGCCCGGTCGAGTGGGGACGGATGCCGGGCCGCACCGTGCTGCAGTGGGACAAGGACGACTGCGCGGCCGTCGACCTGGTCAAGTTCGACCTGCTCGGGCTGGGCATGCTGTCGGCGCTGCACTACGCGTACGACATGATCGACAGTGAGCTGGACATCGGCACGATGCGGCTCGACGACCCCGAGGTCTACGCGATGCTCTGCCGGGCCGACTCGGTCGGGGTGTTCCAGGTGGAGAGCCGGGCGCAGATGGCGACGCTGCCGCGGCTCAAACCGGACAAGTTCTACGACCTGGTGATCGAGGTGGCGCTGATCCGGCCCGGGCCGATCCAGGGCGGGTCGGTCCACCCGTACATCCGGCGGAAAAATGGCCTGGAGCCGCCGCACGTGCCGCACCCCCGCATGGAGAACGCGTTGCGGAAGACCCTGGGCGTGCCGCTCTTCCAGGAGCAGCTGATGCAACTGGCCATCGACGTGGCCGGTTTTGATCCGTCCGAGGCCGATCAGTTGCGGCGCGCGATGGGCTCGAAGCGGTCCGCCGAGAAGATGGCGAAGATCAAGATTCGGCTGTACGAGGGAATGGCCGCCAACCAGATCACCGGGGAGCTCGCCGACGACCTGTTCCACAAGCTCTCCGCGTTCGCCAGCTACGGCTTCCCGGAGAGCCACGCGATGAGCTTCGCGTACCTCGTCTACGCGAGCGCCTGGCTCAAGCGGTACCACCCGGCGGCGTTCTGCGCGGCGTTGCTGAACGCGCAGCCGATGGGCTTCTACTCGCCGCAGACCCTGGTCGACGACGCCCGCCGGCACGGGGTGGAGGTGCGCCGGCCGGACATCAACCGCAGCGACGCGGCGGCCGTGCTGGAGACCACCCCGGAGAGCCGGCGCGCGGCCGAGCCCGGCGAGCCGCCGCACGCGTGGGGGCTCGGGGGACCGGCCGTGCGGCAGGGGCTGAAGGCCGTGCGGACGATCGGGCCGGAGCTCGCCGAGCTGATCGAGGAGGAACGTCGCGAGCACGGGCCGTACCGGTCGATGACCGATCTTGCCCGGCGGACCGGATGCTCGACCGCGCACCTGGAGGCGCTCGCCACCGCGGACGCCTTCGCGAGCTTCGGCCTGTCCCGGCGCGAGGCGCTGTGGGCCGCCGGAGCGGCCGCCCAGGACAAGCCGGACCGGCTGCCCGGGACGGTGACCGGCACCGAGGCGCCGATGCTGCCCGGGATGAGCGAGGTCGACGTGCTGATCGCGGACGTCTGGGCGACCGGGCTGTCGCCGGAGACCCATCCGGCGCGGTTCCTCCGGTCCACGCTCGACGCGGCCGGGGCGCTGCCGATCGCCGCGCTGCCCGCGGTCGACGCCGGGAACCGGGTGCTGGTCGGCGGGATCGTGACCCACCGGCAGCGGCCGGCGACGGCGGGCGGGGTCACCTTCGTGAACCTGGAGGACGAGACCGGGATGCTGAACGTGACCTGCTCGCCGGGGCTGTGGCTGCGGTACCGGCGGG encodes:
- a CDS encoding DNA polymerase Y family protein, which translates into the protein MGVAVRTLLVWCPDWPVVAAEIVLGVPAAEPIAVFSGNRVLACSEAARRETVRRGLRRRDAQGRCPQLIVVEHDPGRDARAFEPVVAAIEEVAAGVEVVRPGACALAARGPSRYYRGEEAAAERIVEHIAQTCAVESQIGIADGVFAAGIAARDGKIVEPGRTADFLAGFPVEALERPELADLLRRLGAKTLGEFAALPAGDVLTRFGFDGALAHRLAGGGDHRPLAVRQPPADLAVTETYDEPLDRVDTAAFAGRVLAERLHERLAGYGLACTRLGVEAVTADGQELHRVWRHDGLLTAAAIAERVRWQLDGWLTGARRNAPARPTAGLVRLSLIPDGILVHAGLQPGLWGDAGAERDRAHRAFSRVQGLLGPESVVTPVIGGGRSGDDQVRLVPWGDERSPSRPAAPHEEPIPGLRTVPVLDRSIAPDLPRRPVELRSLPAPIPPAEGDGSPAEGDGSPAEGDGAPTESGGARAGDRGARAEGGGARAGGGGAPAEGGGATEERASHLRLIAEPGAVADVTIGNGATAVPPKRLGVKKQPPWPGRLARPSPAVVLGEPIAAVVHDETGMPVGVSARLELTGVPTTLTVDRAAPLAIRGWAGPWPIDERWWAGEEARRRARFQMMLADGRAVLISLAAGQWTVEAIYD
- a CDS encoding error-prone DNA polymerase, with product MSFHNPERSWAEMERILSGKTDKSDPAAGGKGAARGGGPASGGGAAGSGGPASGGGAAGGGDAAGGGDAASGGGWRSGGTATTGGNGGPGFGGRGLWADPGPAPVVDPIAIDGDGGDSPAWTRKREPYRATPGLVRAESTVDYAELHCHTNFSFLDGASHPEELAEEAARLGLTGLAVTDHDGFYGVVRFSQAARELRLPTIFGAELSLGLTRPQNGEPDPEGTHLLALAHGHEGYARLARVISQAQMRGGEKGKPEYGSLEQIAEILKDHVLVLTGCRKGPVRSALATAGMDAAGWELDRLVDLFGAPNVAVELTDHGHPYDADYNDALFELAHHRRLEVVATGNVHYATPSRRRLATALAAVRARRGLDEMDGWLPAAGTAHLRSGAEMARRFGGYPGAVANAAMYGDGLAFNLDLVAPRLPDYDVPAGHTEMSWLRELTMRGARDRYGSPEAHPRAYAQLEKELRMIEELGFPGYFLVVYDIVDFCRREKIYCQGRGSAANSAVCFALWITNVDAVEYNLLFERFLAPERDGPPDIDVDIESDRREEVIQHVYTKYGREHTAQVANVISYRPRSAVRDMARAFGFSAGQQDAWSKQIDRWGDIADADTDLPAVVKDFANAVQSFPRHLGIHSGGMVICDRPIIEVCPVEWGRMPGRTVLQWDKDDCAAVDLVKFDLLGLGMLSALHYAYDMIDSELDIGTMRLDDPEVYAMLCRADSVGVFQVESRAQMATLPRLKPDKFYDLVIEVALIRPGPIQGGSVHPYIRRKNGLEPPHVPHPRMENALRKTLGVPLFQEQLMQLAIDVAGFDPSEADQLRRAMGSKRSAEKMAKIKIRLYEGMAANQITGELADDLFHKLSAFASYGFPESHAMSFAYLVYASAWLKRYHPAAFCAALLNAQPMGFYSPQTLVDDARRHGVEVRRPDINRSDAAAVLETTPESRRAAEPGEPPHAWGLGGPAVRQGLKAVRTIGPELAELIEEERREHGPYRSMTDLARRTGCSTAHLEALATADAFASFGLSRREALWAAGAAAQDKPDRLPGTVTGTEAPMLPGMSEVDVLIADVWATGLSPETHPARFLRSTLDAAGALPIAALPAVDAGNRVLVGGIVTHRQRPATAGGVTFVNLEDETGMLNVTCSPGLWLRYRRVARSSSALLVRGKLEKAEGVLNLVADRLETLTPPVTPASRDFR